One Solanum lycopersicum chromosome 2, SLM_r2.1 genomic region harbors:
- the LOC101261282 gene encoding inositol hexakisphosphate and diphosphoinositol-pentakisphosphate kinase VIP2 isoform X2, with protein MVSGVERSANLGAFCQSEKKKEKDKKKKMKMKKEKEEESVGKKITIGVCVMEKKVFSAPMEQILERLQCFGEFEVVYFGDKAILEDPIECWPLCDCLIAFYSSGYPLKKAEAYAALRKPFLVNELEPQYLLHDRRKVYERLEMFGIPVPRYACVHREVPNQHLDYFVEDDDFVEVHGNRFWKPFVEKPVNADDHRIMIYYPSSAGGGMKELFRKVGNRSSEFHPEVRRVRREGSYIYEEFMPTGGTDVKVYTVGPDYAHAEARKSPVVDGVVMRNPDGKEVRYPVLLTPAEKQMAREVCIAFRQAVCGFDLLRSEGRSYVCDVNGWSFVKNSYKYYDDAACVLRKMFLDAKAPHLSSTIPPILPWKVSEPVQPSEGLTRQGSGLIGTFGQAEELRCVVTIVRHGDRTPKQKVKLKVTEEKLLNLMLKYNGGKPRSETKLKTAVQLQDLLDATRALVPRSRPGRESDSEAEDIEHAEKLRQVKAVLEEGGHFSGIYRKVQLKPLKWAKVAKSNGEGEEERPVEALMVLKYGGVLTHAGRKQAEELGRYFRNNMYPGEGTGLLRLHSTYRHDLKIYSSDEGRVQMSAAAFAKGLLDLEGQLTPILVSLVSKDSSMLDGLDNASIEMEDAKARLNDIITSETKTLHINGSAEKPWMVDGAGLPPNASELLAKLVKFTKKVTEQVRLLAKDEDEELAEASPYDVIPPYDQAKALGKTNIDVDRIAAGLPCGSEGFLLMYARWRKLERDLYNERKDRFDITQIPDVYDSCKYDLLHNSHLNLGGLNELFKVAQLLADGVIPNEYGINPKQKLKIGSKVARRLLGKIMIDLRNTREEALSVAELKGSQDNLAVNKTTKEDTEHHTKPHTRNEESRRTSFNSERSMDQDDDDDKEPKYRLDPKYANVRTPERHVRTRLYFTSESHIHSLMNVLRYCNLDESLQGEDSLVCDNALDRLYRTKELDYMSYIVLRMFENTEVALEDPKRFRIELAFSRGADLSPLEVNDEIAASLHQEHTLPIMGPERLQEVGSYLTLANMEKLVRPFAMPAEDFPPPSTPQGFSGYFSKSASVLERLAKIWPFHKHVNNNGK; from the exons ATGGTAAGTGGGGTTGAGAGAAGTGCAAATCTTGGAGCTTTTTGTCAGTcagagaagaagaaagagaaagacaagaaaaagaagatgaagatgaagaaggagaaggaggaggAAAGTGTCGGGAAGAAGATAACTATTGGTGTTTGTGTAATGGAAAAGAAG GTATTTTCTGCGCCAATGGAACAGATTCTTGAAAGATTGCAGTGTTTTGGGGAATTTGAG GTTGTGTACTTTGGGGACAAAGCTATTCTTGAGGATCCAATTGAGTG CTGGCCGTTATGTGACTGCTTGATTGCCTTCTACTCCAGTGGATATCCATTGAAGAAGGCAGAAGCATATGCTGCATTAAGAAA GCCTTTCCTTGTGAATGAATTGGAACCACAATACCTTCTTCATGATCGGAGGAAAGTATATGAG CGTCTTGAGATGTTTGGAATCCCTGTGCCAAGGTATGCCTGTGTTCACAGAGAAGTACCTAACCAACATTTGGATTATTTTGTTGAAGACGATGACTTTGTTGAAGTTCATGGGAATCGCTTTTGGAAACCTTTTGTGGAAAAACCTGTCAATG CTGATGACCACAGAATAATGATTTACTATCCTAGTTCAGCTGGTGGGGGAATGAAGGAATTGTTCCGTAAG GTTGGTAACCGCTCAAGTGAGTTCCATCCAGAGGTTAGAAGAGTAAGACGTGAAGGATCCTACATATATGAGGAATTCATGCCCACAGGAGGAACAGATGTTAAG GTGTATACAGTTGGTCCAGATTATGCACATGCAGAGGCAAGGAAATCTCCTGTTGTAGATGGTGTTGTTATGAGAAATCCTGATGGGAAAGAA GTTCGATATCCTGTTCTCCTTACCCCTGCCGAGAAGCAAATGGCTAGAGAAGTTTGCATAGCCTTTAGGCAAGCC GTTTGTGGCTTCGATCTATTGCGTAGTGAGGGGCGTTCATATGTTTGTGATGTAAATGGCTGGAGCTTTGTGAAGAACTCTTACAA GTACTATGATGATGCTGCTTGTGTATTGAGGAAGATGTTTCTAGATGCAAAAGCTCCACATCTTTCATCGACAATCCCACCAATTTTACCATGGAAAGTCAGTGAACCAGTTCAGCCTTCTGAAGGGTTAACACGTCAAGGAAGTGGGCTGATTGGCACATTTGGACAAGCAGAGGAACTACGATGTGTTGTTACAATTGTTCGGCA TGGTGATAGAACTCCAAAACAAAAGGTGAAGTTGAAGGTTACTGAGGAAAAACTCTTAAATTTGATGTTAAAATACAATGGCGGTAAACCTAGATCAGAG ACAAAGCTCAAAACTGCTGTGCAATTGCAAGATCTTTTGGATGCCACCAGAGCCTTAGTGCCACGTTCTAG GCCTGGCCGGGAAAGTGATAGTGAAGCTGAAGACATTGAGCATGCTGAGAAACTTCGTCAAGTAAAAGCTGTTCTTGAGGAG GGAGGACATTTTTCTGGAATTTATAGAAAAGTTCAGCTAAAGCCACTAAAGTGGGCTAAAGTTGCCAAGTCGAATGGTGAAGGTGAAGAAGAACGGCCTGTTGAAGCTCTTATGGTTCTGAAATATGGAGGTGTTCTCACTCACGCTGGCAGAAAGCAG GCTGAAGAGCTTGGAAGATACTTCCGTAATAACATGTATCCAG GTGAAGGTACAGGCCTCCTTCGCCTCCATAGTACATATCGCCATGACCTGAAAATATACAGCTCTGATGAGGGCCGTGTGCAG ATGTCTGCAGCTGCATTTGCTAAAGGTCTACTTGACTTGGAAGGACAATTGACACCTATCCTG GTATCTCTGGTTAGCAAAGATTCTTCAATGCTTGACGGACTTGACAATGCCAGTATCGAAATGGAAGATGCTAAG GCAAGGTTGAATGATATAATTACTTCCGAAACAAAGACACTTCATATTAATGGATCAGCAGAGAAACCTTGGATGGTTGATGGAGCAGGACTCCCTCCTAATGCATCTGAACTTCTGGCCAAATTG GTGAAATTTACTAAGAAGGTGACAGAGCAAGTGAGGCTTCTTGCTAAGGATGAGGATGAAGAACTTGCAGAGGCAAGTCCATATGATGTAATTCCACCTTATGATCAAGCTAAAGCGCTTggtaaaacaaatattgatgTTGATCGTATTGCTGCGGGTTTACCTTGTGGTAGCGAGGGATTTCTACTCATGTATGCAAGATGGAGAAAACTAGAGAGGGATTTATATAACGAACGGAAAGA CCGTTTTGATATCACGCAAATTCCAGATGTTTATGACTCGTGCAA gTACGACCTcttgcacaattcacatctgaATCTAGGAGGCTTGAATGAACTTTTTAAGGTTGCTCAG CTACTTGCAGATGGTGTTATTCCAAATGAATATGGGATAAATCCAAAGCAGAAATTAAAGATTGGATCAAAG GTTGCTCGCCGCTTGTTGGGTAAAATTATGATTGATCTAAGGAATACCCGTGAAGAAGCTTTAAGTGTGGCCGAATTGAAAGGTAGTCAAGACAATTTAGCAGTGAATAAGACAACAAAGGAAGATACAGAGCATCATACCAAGCCTCACACTCGTAATGAAGAGTCTAGAAGAACTAGCTTCAATAGTGAGAGATCCATGGatcaagatgatgatgatgacaaaGAGCCTAAATACCGCTTAGATCCAAA GTATGCAAATGTCAGAACACCTGAAAGACATGTGCGAACACGCCTGTACTTTACATCA GAATCACATATCCATTCCTTGATGAATGTTCTTCGTTATTGCAACCTGGATGAGTCTCTTCAAGGAGAGGACAGCCTTGTGTGCGATAATGCTTTGGATCGCTTGTACAGAACCAAGGAGCTAGATTACATGAGTTATATTGTATTGAGGATGTTCGAGAACACTGAG GTGGCTCTGGAAGACCCTAAAAGGTTCCGCATAGAGCTAGCTTTTAGTCGTGGTGCTGATCTATCACCACTAGAG GTAAATGATGAGATAGCTGCTTCATTGCATCAAGAGCACACACTGCCAATAATGGGTCCTGAAAGGCTTCAAGAAGTCGGGTCATATCTTACGTTGGCAAACATGGAAAAACTGGTGCGTCCATTTGCCATGCCAGCTGAAGATTTCCCACCACCGTCAACTCCTCAAGGGTTCTCTGGATATTTCTCAAAAAGTGCATCAGTTCTAGAGCGCCTAGCAAAGATATGGCCCTTCCACAAGCATGTGAACAACAATGGGAAGTAG
- the LOC101261282 gene encoding inositol hexakisphosphate and diphosphoinositol-pentakisphosphate kinase VIP2 isoform X1: protein MVSGVERSANLGAFCQSEKKKEKDKKKKMKMKKEKEEESVGKKITIGVCVMEKKVKCGSEVFSAPMEQILERLQCFGEFEVVYFGDKAILEDPIECWPLCDCLIAFYSSGYPLKKAEAYAALRKPFLVNELEPQYLLHDRRKVYERLEMFGIPVPRYACVHREVPNQHLDYFVEDDDFVEVHGNRFWKPFVEKPVNADDHRIMIYYPSSAGGGMKELFRKVGNRSSEFHPEVRRVRREGSYIYEEFMPTGGTDVKVYTVGPDYAHAEARKSPVVDGVVMRNPDGKEVRYPVLLTPAEKQMAREVCIAFRQAVCGFDLLRSEGRSYVCDVNGWSFVKNSYKYYDDAACVLRKMFLDAKAPHLSSTIPPILPWKVSEPVQPSEGLTRQGSGLIGTFGQAEELRCVVTIVRHGDRTPKQKVKLKVTEEKLLNLMLKYNGGKPRSETKLKTAVQLQDLLDATRALVPRSRPGRESDSEAEDIEHAEKLRQVKAVLEEGGHFSGIYRKVQLKPLKWAKVAKSNGEGEEERPVEALMVLKYGGVLTHAGRKQAEELGRYFRNNMYPGEGTGLLRLHSTYRHDLKIYSSDEGRVQMSAAAFAKGLLDLEGQLTPILVSLVSKDSSMLDGLDNASIEMEDAKARLNDIITSETKTLHINGSAEKPWMVDGAGLPPNASELLAKLVKFTKKVTEQVRLLAKDEDEELAEASPYDVIPPYDQAKALGKTNIDVDRIAAGLPCGSEGFLLMYARWRKLERDLYNERKDRFDITQIPDVYDSCKYDLLHNSHLNLGGLNELFKVAQLLADGVIPNEYGINPKQKLKIGSKVARRLLGKIMIDLRNTREEALSVAELKGSQDNLAVNKTTKEDTEHHTKPHTRNEESRRTSFNSERSMDQDDDDDKEPKYRLDPKYANVRTPERHVRTRLYFTSESHIHSLMNVLRYCNLDESLQGEDSLVCDNALDRLYRTKELDYMSYIVLRMFENTEVALEDPKRFRIELAFSRGADLSPLEVNDEIAASLHQEHTLPIMGPERLQEVGSYLTLANMEKLVRPFAMPAEDFPPPSTPQGFSGYFSKSASVLERLAKIWPFHKHVNNNGK, encoded by the exons ATGGTAAGTGGGGTTGAGAGAAGTGCAAATCTTGGAGCTTTTTGTCAGTcagagaagaagaaagagaaagacaagaaaaagaagatgaagatgaagaaggagaaggaggaggAAAGTGTCGGGAAGAAGATAACTATTGGTGTTTGTGTAATGGAAAAGAAGGTGAAATGCGGCTCCGAG GTATTTTCTGCGCCAATGGAACAGATTCTTGAAAGATTGCAGTGTTTTGGGGAATTTGAG GTTGTGTACTTTGGGGACAAAGCTATTCTTGAGGATCCAATTGAGTG CTGGCCGTTATGTGACTGCTTGATTGCCTTCTACTCCAGTGGATATCCATTGAAGAAGGCAGAAGCATATGCTGCATTAAGAAA GCCTTTCCTTGTGAATGAATTGGAACCACAATACCTTCTTCATGATCGGAGGAAAGTATATGAG CGTCTTGAGATGTTTGGAATCCCTGTGCCAAGGTATGCCTGTGTTCACAGAGAAGTACCTAACCAACATTTGGATTATTTTGTTGAAGACGATGACTTTGTTGAAGTTCATGGGAATCGCTTTTGGAAACCTTTTGTGGAAAAACCTGTCAATG CTGATGACCACAGAATAATGATTTACTATCCTAGTTCAGCTGGTGGGGGAATGAAGGAATTGTTCCGTAAG GTTGGTAACCGCTCAAGTGAGTTCCATCCAGAGGTTAGAAGAGTAAGACGTGAAGGATCCTACATATATGAGGAATTCATGCCCACAGGAGGAACAGATGTTAAG GTGTATACAGTTGGTCCAGATTATGCACATGCAGAGGCAAGGAAATCTCCTGTTGTAGATGGTGTTGTTATGAGAAATCCTGATGGGAAAGAA GTTCGATATCCTGTTCTCCTTACCCCTGCCGAGAAGCAAATGGCTAGAGAAGTTTGCATAGCCTTTAGGCAAGCC GTTTGTGGCTTCGATCTATTGCGTAGTGAGGGGCGTTCATATGTTTGTGATGTAAATGGCTGGAGCTTTGTGAAGAACTCTTACAA GTACTATGATGATGCTGCTTGTGTATTGAGGAAGATGTTTCTAGATGCAAAAGCTCCACATCTTTCATCGACAATCCCACCAATTTTACCATGGAAAGTCAGTGAACCAGTTCAGCCTTCTGAAGGGTTAACACGTCAAGGAAGTGGGCTGATTGGCACATTTGGACAAGCAGAGGAACTACGATGTGTTGTTACAATTGTTCGGCA TGGTGATAGAACTCCAAAACAAAAGGTGAAGTTGAAGGTTACTGAGGAAAAACTCTTAAATTTGATGTTAAAATACAATGGCGGTAAACCTAGATCAGAG ACAAAGCTCAAAACTGCTGTGCAATTGCAAGATCTTTTGGATGCCACCAGAGCCTTAGTGCCACGTTCTAG GCCTGGCCGGGAAAGTGATAGTGAAGCTGAAGACATTGAGCATGCTGAGAAACTTCGTCAAGTAAAAGCTGTTCTTGAGGAG GGAGGACATTTTTCTGGAATTTATAGAAAAGTTCAGCTAAAGCCACTAAAGTGGGCTAAAGTTGCCAAGTCGAATGGTGAAGGTGAAGAAGAACGGCCTGTTGAAGCTCTTATGGTTCTGAAATATGGAGGTGTTCTCACTCACGCTGGCAGAAAGCAG GCTGAAGAGCTTGGAAGATACTTCCGTAATAACATGTATCCAG GTGAAGGTACAGGCCTCCTTCGCCTCCATAGTACATATCGCCATGACCTGAAAATATACAGCTCTGATGAGGGCCGTGTGCAG ATGTCTGCAGCTGCATTTGCTAAAGGTCTACTTGACTTGGAAGGACAATTGACACCTATCCTG GTATCTCTGGTTAGCAAAGATTCTTCAATGCTTGACGGACTTGACAATGCCAGTATCGAAATGGAAGATGCTAAG GCAAGGTTGAATGATATAATTACTTCCGAAACAAAGACACTTCATATTAATGGATCAGCAGAGAAACCTTGGATGGTTGATGGAGCAGGACTCCCTCCTAATGCATCTGAACTTCTGGCCAAATTG GTGAAATTTACTAAGAAGGTGACAGAGCAAGTGAGGCTTCTTGCTAAGGATGAGGATGAAGAACTTGCAGAGGCAAGTCCATATGATGTAATTCCACCTTATGATCAAGCTAAAGCGCTTggtaaaacaaatattgatgTTGATCGTATTGCTGCGGGTTTACCTTGTGGTAGCGAGGGATTTCTACTCATGTATGCAAGATGGAGAAAACTAGAGAGGGATTTATATAACGAACGGAAAGA CCGTTTTGATATCACGCAAATTCCAGATGTTTATGACTCGTGCAA gTACGACCTcttgcacaattcacatctgaATCTAGGAGGCTTGAATGAACTTTTTAAGGTTGCTCAG CTACTTGCAGATGGTGTTATTCCAAATGAATATGGGATAAATCCAAAGCAGAAATTAAAGATTGGATCAAAG GTTGCTCGCCGCTTGTTGGGTAAAATTATGATTGATCTAAGGAATACCCGTGAAGAAGCTTTAAGTGTGGCCGAATTGAAAGGTAGTCAAGACAATTTAGCAGTGAATAAGACAACAAAGGAAGATACAGAGCATCATACCAAGCCTCACACTCGTAATGAAGAGTCTAGAAGAACTAGCTTCAATAGTGAGAGATCCATGGatcaagatgatgatgatgacaaaGAGCCTAAATACCGCTTAGATCCAAA GTATGCAAATGTCAGAACACCTGAAAGACATGTGCGAACACGCCTGTACTTTACATCA GAATCACATATCCATTCCTTGATGAATGTTCTTCGTTATTGCAACCTGGATGAGTCTCTTCAAGGAGAGGACAGCCTTGTGTGCGATAATGCTTTGGATCGCTTGTACAGAACCAAGGAGCTAGATTACATGAGTTATATTGTATTGAGGATGTTCGAGAACACTGAG GTGGCTCTGGAAGACCCTAAAAGGTTCCGCATAGAGCTAGCTTTTAGTCGTGGTGCTGATCTATCACCACTAGAG GTAAATGATGAGATAGCTGCTTCATTGCATCAAGAGCACACACTGCCAATAATGGGTCCTGAAAGGCTTCAAGAAGTCGGGTCATATCTTACGTTGGCAAACATGGAAAAACTGGTGCGTCCATTTGCCATGCCAGCTGAAGATTTCCCACCACCGTCAACTCCTCAAGGGTTCTCTGGATATTTCTCAAAAAGTGCATCAGTTCTAGAGCGCCTAGCAAAGATATGGCCCTTCCACAAGCATGTGAACAACAATGGGAAGTAG
- the LOC101260983 gene encoding LOW QUALITY PROTEIN: thioredoxin H2 (The sequence of the model RefSeq protein was modified relative to this genomic sequence to represent the inferred CDS: inserted 1 base in 1 codon), with translation MGSFVSTLLGGGEAQAATEVSGSPSEPSRVIAFHSSNRWQLHFNSSKQLNKLIVVDFAAAWCGPCKFMEPAINAMASKYTDVDFVKIDVDELSDVAKEFGVQAMPTFLLLKQGKEVERVVGXKKDELEKKILKHREAPKYAA, from the exons ATGGGTTCCTTTGTTTCAACCTTACTCGGCGGAGGTGAAGCGCAGGCAGCAACGGAAGTGTCAGGATCGCCGTCAGAGCCGTCGCGTGTGATTGCTTTTCATTCATCCAATCGGTGGCAACTTCACTTCAACTCCTCCAAGCAATTGAATAAACTG ATAGTTGTGGATTTTGCGGCTGCATGGTGCGGGCCTTGCAAGTTCATGGAGCCGGCTATTAACGCCATGGCTTCCAAGTATACCGATGTTGACTTTGTCAAAATTGACGTCGATGAGCTCTCG GACGTAGCGAAAGAGTTCGGAGTTCAAGCTATGCCAACATTTTTGCTGCTGAAACAAGGCAAGGAAGTAGAGAGAGTTGTTG GTAAAAAAGATGAGCTCGAGAAAAAGATTCTCAAGCACAGGGAAGCCCCTAAATATGCTGCTTAG
- the LOC101261282 gene encoding inositol hexakisphosphate and diphosphoinositol-pentakisphosphate kinase VIP2 isoform X3, protein MNWNHNTFFMIGGKYMSVLRCLESLCQGMPVFTEKYLTNIWIILLKTMTLLKFMGIAFGNLLWKNLSMFASYVADDHRIMIYYPSSAGGGMKELFRKVGNRSSEFHPEVRRVRREGSYIYEEFMPTGGTDVKVYTVGPDYAHAEARKSPVVDGVVMRNPDGKEVRYPVLLTPAEKQMAREVCIAFRQAVCGFDLLRSEGRSYVCDVNGWSFVKNSYKYYDDAACVLRKMFLDAKAPHLSSTIPPILPWKVSEPVQPSEGLTRQGSGLIGTFGQAEELRCVVTIVRHGDRTPKQKVKLKVTEEKLLNLMLKYNGGKPRSETKLKTAVQLQDLLDATRALVPRSRPGRESDSEAEDIEHAEKLRQVKAVLEEGGHFSGIYRKVQLKPLKWAKVAKSNGEGEEERPVEALMVLKYGGVLTHAGRKQAEELGRYFRNNMYPGEGTGLLRLHSTYRHDLKIYSSDEGRVQMSAAAFAKGLLDLEGQLTPILVSLVSKDSSMLDGLDNASIEMEDAKARLNDIITSETKTLHINGSAEKPWMVDGAGLPPNASELLAKLVKFTKKVTEQVRLLAKDEDEELAEASPYDVIPPYDQAKALGKTNIDVDRIAAGLPCGSEGFLLMYARWRKLERDLYNERKDRFDITQIPDVYDSCKYDLLHNSHLNLGGLNELFKVAQLLADGVIPNEYGINPKQKLKIGSKVARRLLGKIMIDLRNTREEALSVAELKGSQDNLAVNKTTKEDTEHHTKPHTRNEESRRTSFNSERSMDQDDDDDKEPKYRLDPKYANVRTPERHVRTRLYFTSESHIHSLMNVLRYCNLDESLQGEDSLVCDNALDRLYRTKELDYMSYIVLRMFENTEVALEDPKRFRIELAFSRGADLSPLEVNDEIAASLHQEHTLPIMGPERLQEVGSYLTLANMEKLVRPFAMPAEDFPPPSTPQGFSGYFSKSASVLERLAKIWPFHKHVNNNGK, encoded by the exons ATGAATTGGAACCACAATACCTTCTTCATGATCGGAGGAAAGTATATGAG CGTCTTGAGATGTTTGGAATCCCTGTGCCAAGGTATGCCTGTGTTCACAGAGAAGTACCTAACCAACATTTGGATTATTTTGTTGAAGACGATGACTTTGTTGAAGTTCATGGGAATCGCTTTTGGAAACCTTTTGTGGAAAAACCTGTCAATG TTTGCTTCTTATGTAGCTGATGACCACAGAATAATGATTTACTATCCTAGTTCAGCTGGTGGGGGAATGAAGGAATTGTTCCGTAAG GTTGGTAACCGCTCAAGTGAGTTCCATCCAGAGGTTAGAAGAGTAAGACGTGAAGGATCCTACATATATGAGGAATTCATGCCCACAGGAGGAACAGATGTTAAG GTGTATACAGTTGGTCCAGATTATGCACATGCAGAGGCAAGGAAATCTCCTGTTGTAGATGGTGTTGTTATGAGAAATCCTGATGGGAAAGAA GTTCGATATCCTGTTCTCCTTACCCCTGCCGAGAAGCAAATGGCTAGAGAAGTTTGCATAGCCTTTAGGCAAGCC GTTTGTGGCTTCGATCTATTGCGTAGTGAGGGGCGTTCATATGTTTGTGATGTAAATGGCTGGAGCTTTGTGAAGAACTCTTACAA GTACTATGATGATGCTGCTTGTGTATTGAGGAAGATGTTTCTAGATGCAAAAGCTCCACATCTTTCATCGACAATCCCACCAATTTTACCATGGAAAGTCAGTGAACCAGTTCAGCCTTCTGAAGGGTTAACACGTCAAGGAAGTGGGCTGATTGGCACATTTGGACAAGCAGAGGAACTACGATGTGTTGTTACAATTGTTCGGCA TGGTGATAGAACTCCAAAACAAAAGGTGAAGTTGAAGGTTACTGAGGAAAAACTCTTAAATTTGATGTTAAAATACAATGGCGGTAAACCTAGATCAGAG ACAAAGCTCAAAACTGCTGTGCAATTGCAAGATCTTTTGGATGCCACCAGAGCCTTAGTGCCACGTTCTAG GCCTGGCCGGGAAAGTGATAGTGAAGCTGAAGACATTGAGCATGCTGAGAAACTTCGTCAAGTAAAAGCTGTTCTTGAGGAG GGAGGACATTTTTCTGGAATTTATAGAAAAGTTCAGCTAAAGCCACTAAAGTGGGCTAAAGTTGCCAAGTCGAATGGTGAAGGTGAAGAAGAACGGCCTGTTGAAGCTCTTATGGTTCTGAAATATGGAGGTGTTCTCACTCACGCTGGCAGAAAGCAG GCTGAAGAGCTTGGAAGATACTTCCGTAATAACATGTATCCAG GTGAAGGTACAGGCCTCCTTCGCCTCCATAGTACATATCGCCATGACCTGAAAATATACAGCTCTGATGAGGGCCGTGTGCAG ATGTCTGCAGCTGCATTTGCTAAAGGTCTACTTGACTTGGAAGGACAATTGACACCTATCCTG GTATCTCTGGTTAGCAAAGATTCTTCAATGCTTGACGGACTTGACAATGCCAGTATCGAAATGGAAGATGCTAAG GCAAGGTTGAATGATATAATTACTTCCGAAACAAAGACACTTCATATTAATGGATCAGCAGAGAAACCTTGGATGGTTGATGGAGCAGGACTCCCTCCTAATGCATCTGAACTTCTGGCCAAATTG GTGAAATTTACTAAGAAGGTGACAGAGCAAGTGAGGCTTCTTGCTAAGGATGAGGATGAAGAACTTGCAGAGGCAAGTCCATATGATGTAATTCCACCTTATGATCAAGCTAAAGCGCTTggtaaaacaaatattgatgTTGATCGTATTGCTGCGGGTTTACCTTGTGGTAGCGAGGGATTTCTACTCATGTATGCAAGATGGAGAAAACTAGAGAGGGATTTATATAACGAACGGAAAGA CCGTTTTGATATCACGCAAATTCCAGATGTTTATGACTCGTGCAA gTACGACCTcttgcacaattcacatctgaATCTAGGAGGCTTGAATGAACTTTTTAAGGTTGCTCAG CTACTTGCAGATGGTGTTATTCCAAATGAATATGGGATAAATCCAAAGCAGAAATTAAAGATTGGATCAAAG GTTGCTCGCCGCTTGTTGGGTAAAATTATGATTGATCTAAGGAATACCCGTGAAGAAGCTTTAAGTGTGGCCGAATTGAAAGGTAGTCAAGACAATTTAGCAGTGAATAAGACAACAAAGGAAGATACAGAGCATCATACCAAGCCTCACACTCGTAATGAAGAGTCTAGAAGAACTAGCTTCAATAGTGAGAGATCCATGGatcaagatgatgatgatgacaaaGAGCCTAAATACCGCTTAGATCCAAA GTATGCAAATGTCAGAACACCTGAAAGACATGTGCGAACACGCCTGTACTTTACATCA GAATCACATATCCATTCCTTGATGAATGTTCTTCGTTATTGCAACCTGGATGAGTCTCTTCAAGGAGAGGACAGCCTTGTGTGCGATAATGCTTTGGATCGCTTGTACAGAACCAAGGAGCTAGATTACATGAGTTATATTGTATTGAGGATGTTCGAGAACACTGAG GTGGCTCTGGAAGACCCTAAAAGGTTCCGCATAGAGCTAGCTTTTAGTCGTGGTGCTGATCTATCACCACTAGAG GTAAATGATGAGATAGCTGCTTCATTGCATCAAGAGCACACACTGCCAATAATGGGTCCTGAAAGGCTTCAAGAAGTCGGGTCATATCTTACGTTGGCAAACATGGAAAAACTGGTGCGTCCATTTGCCATGCCAGCTGAAGATTTCCCACCACCGTCAACTCCTCAAGGGTTCTCTGGATATTTCTCAAAAAGTGCATCAGTTCTAGAGCGCCTAGCAAAGATATGGCCCTTCCACAAGCATGTGAACAACAATGGGAAGTAG